The sequence CACTACCAATAAGGGTATAGTAAGAAAAAAACAGTAGAACAGGGGAATTCAATTGAAAACAAAGAAAAAGTGGTATAAGAAGAAAAGCTGGTGGATCGGGGGTGTCCTCCTATTGATCCTTACCGTCGTTATGGTATACCACCGCGTTAAGCCGTTGCCTCCGGGAATATCCTATGCAGGTAATACCTATACCATACCCGAAAAGGATGTGGAGTTCTTATACGACCTTACATACCAAAAGGATGGGAAAGAACTCTATGACCATTCGATCTTTGATGAAGTATACCAAACCATTGAAGAAGCAGAGGATTTTCTTATCTTGGACTTATTTTTAGTAAATGGATATACAAAGGGTGATCGTGATTACCCGAGAATCAGTGAAAAATTATCGAAAACGATTCAAGCACAGATGAAGAAGAAACCTGATTTAAAGGTTGTCTTCATCAGTGATATCGTCAATACCACGTATGGGTCCCATTCCGCAAAGCAATTAGAGCCTTTAGAGGATCTCGGGGCTGAAGTCATTTATACCGATCTAAACCGCCTCAGGGATCCCAATATCATATACTCGGGGGTGTGGAGGACCGCTCTGGGCTGGTTCGGTCAGGATGGCTATGGCTGGCTCCCTAACCCTATGGCTTCATCTGCACCCAAGGTAACCATGAGATCGTATTTAAAACTATTAAATGTTAAAGCCAATCACCGAAAAGTCGTCATCACTGAAAGGGAGGGACTAATACTTTCCGCCAATCCCCACGATGCAAGTGGGTTTCACTCTAATATCGGATTCAAGGTCAAGGGAGAAATCCTCAAGGACATGGTAAAAGCCGAAAAGGCAGTCGCTGCTTTTTCAGGGGGGAACGTAGAGGCATTTCCTACAGAGGAAGACTTAGATCAGTCTATTAAAAAGCTTTCTTCTAAAGAGAGCTCCGTTAAAGCACAAATCCTTACTGAAAAGAAAGTTCAAACAAGTGTCGTAAACGCTATGAATAATGCCAATAAAGGAGATGAAGTCTGGATCGGGATGTTCTATCTTGCGGATCGGGACATTATCGATGCCATAGGGGATGCTGCAGACCGTGAAGTAGAGGTACGATTAGTGCTTGACCCCAATCAGAATGCCTTCGGTCAAGAAAAGATAGGGTTACCCAACCTGCCAATCGCATCAGAGCTGCACAACCTGGACAATGACCATATTACAATTCGGTGGTATAACACCAATAAGGAACAATACCATACTAAATTCATTTATATAAAAGGGAAAAAAGAGAGTACTGTCATCGGGGGATCCAGTAATTACACATCGAGAAACTTAGATGATTATAACTTAGAAGAGAACATAAAGATTGTGGCCCCAACTGACAGCAAAACCATGTCGGATATTGATCAGTATTTTAACCGTATCTGGAACAACGATGATGGCACCTACACCGTTAAATATGAGGAATATCAGGATAAACTGCCTGCCTTTAAATATGTCATGTATATCTTGCAAAAAATCTTCCAAGTAACGACATATTAGGTTTTAATCCCACAAGAAAAGGGAATTAAATCAGTAACAACACATCACAAAAACATTAAATGGAGGTTAGAAAAATGGGTATTATCTTGTACTTAATCGTAGGTGGGATCATCGGTTGGTTAGCTGGTCTTATATTAGGTAAAAACGTTCCTGGTGGAATCATCGGGAACATCATCGCAGGTATCATCGGTGCATGGATCGGTGGAGAACTTCTAGGAAGCTTCGGACCATCACTTGCAGGAATCGCTATCATTCCAGCCTTACTGGGAGCTATTATCTTTGTATTCCTGTTAAGCTTACTGTTAAGAGGTATGAGAAAGACTTCTCATTAAAAAACACTGAAACCCCTGAATTCCAGGGGTTTTTTATTTGCCCTTAAAAATATATAAAAAAAAACAGCCAATGATGGCTGCCCTCTTAATACGTCATAGATTTCTTATGTCTTCTTTTATTCCGATACTTCTTATAAAACGGGTAAATAATAGGTCCCCATTTGATCAGTCTTCCAATTAAACGTTTCATGCAGGTAACCTCCTTTGTTATAGGTTGTTTACCCGTTTTAAGCAAACGGAAAACCTCTATATCCAATCAAAGTCGGTAATCATTCCCAATCCTCATTTGTAAAAAAGAATCAACACTTCCTTTACATATGGTAGATACTCTTAAAGCAGAAAAGGAGGCAGCCAAAATGAAAAAATGGTTCAAAAAAAGTTTCGCTTCACTTGTAATATTATCGATTCTTCCTCTATCAGCGAAAGCACTGGAAACCCTTTTTAGTTCAGCTGGTGAAAGGGATGGCGGTATCGGCAACAGTACTCATTATCTGGATTCCGCTCCAAATATCTCCCTGGATCCGAAGGTAAACCAGATTATTTACCCGCTATTCGCAACACCAGCCATTAAAAAGAAAGGTGAGGACCTTACCTTAAAAATCGACACACAGGGTAAAGAAGCGGGATCATGGAGTATCAAATTAAAGCAGACAAACCACTCTTCTCAGACTAGTGAGTATGAATTACCTGTCAAATCAGTTCAACAAGGACAATCTCATTGGAAGGACAGCTCCTCCATCGTTGATGTCACTGTCACGATTCCTGAAAATACTCCACAAAAGCTATATGATTTACAAGTAGCCTACACTGGAAATGGACAAAGGATCAACGATGAACAACCACATTCCGTTAAAGTAGTGGACGAGTACAAAAAGAATTTTACCTTCTTGCATATGACGGATACTCATATTGGTTCCCCTCGGAATCTTGGTGATCCAGAAGATCCATCCTCTGTAGATCCTGCTTTGGCAAAGGAAGCAGGCATGTGGGACCCGGATCCCCAAAAAAGATGGTTATATTTACAGAAAGCCATTAAAGAAGTTAATTTAAAAAACCCTGATTTTGTGGTTGTGACAGGAGATCTCATGTATGGGCAAATGAATCCCTTGGAGTATATATACGAATATGAGGAAACGTATAAAATGCTTCAAAAACTGAACGTACCCGTCTATCTTGTTCCAGGGAATCATGACTACTACGCTCAGGATGCTACGCTAACAGATGGAGCGAAATACTGGGAAAAGTACTTCGGTCCTCAATATTTTTCTTTTGATTACGGCCCTTATGCCCACTTCATCGGATACAACTCATTTGACTGGCACAAGTTCGATCGAAGCGGTAATGGAACTGTTTCTGTTCCAACCTGGGGTGGGCAAATACGCGAGGAACAACTCAATTGGGTCAAAGAAGATTTACAACGCAATGCCCAGACTGCAGAGAGCGGGCAAGTCCGTGGACTCTTTTCCCATCATAATCCACTGTGGCGTGATCGGGAAATGTGGCCAAAGGATGACCCAGAGGTCCAAACCTATTGGGAACAATACGATGAACAGCATGATCCTCAGCGTTTGCAAACACTACTACTCGGGGAAAAACTGGGAATCAAATATGACCAGCAATGGCATGGAGAAAATGCTAAAGAATTAATCAATGTCATGAAAGAAAACAATGTAACCGTTAGTCTCCACGGGCACACTCATATTGATAACGTAACGAAAGAAGATGGCATTTTATATACAACGACCACAGCGATTGAATTGACTGGTAAGCCGTGGGTCGGATTCAGGGGTTTTTCTGTTCAAGATGGTCAGATCGAATCTTACAATTATGAAGAAACCGGCCACTCAATCCCTGTTTATCAAAATGGTGATACCAAAGGTGGGACGATGTCCTTTGATGCTGCCTACCAGACAAGTAATGACGGGAGTGCGTCATCACAACAGGTGGAAGTGACAAATCGTTTAAACAAACCTTTAACCGTCACCATCCCCTTATATATGACAGAAGGAAATTACAACGTATCAACAGGCGAAGTTCTTCAGAATTATGCATCTGATCGTAAGCAGTATCTTGAAGTACAACTTACCATTCC is a genomic window of Rossellomorea sp. y25 containing:
- a CDS encoding GlsB/YeaQ/YmgE family stress response membrane protein, yielding MGIILYLIVGGIIGWLAGLILGKNVPGGIIGNIIAGIIGAWIGGELLGSFGPSLAGIAIIPALLGAIIFVFLLSLLLRGMRKTSH
- a CDS encoding metallophosphoesterase, which translates into the protein MKKWFKKSFASLVILSILPLSAKALETLFSSAGERDGGIGNSTHYLDSAPNISLDPKVNQIIYPLFATPAIKKKGEDLTLKIDTQGKEAGSWSIKLKQTNHSSQTSEYELPVKSVQQGQSHWKDSSSIVDVTVTIPENTPQKLYDLQVAYTGNGQRINDEQPHSVKVVDEYKKNFTFLHMTDTHIGSPRNLGDPEDPSSVDPALAKEAGMWDPDPQKRWLYLQKAIKEVNLKNPDFVVVTGDLMYGQMNPLEYIYEYEETYKMLQKLNVPVYLVPGNHDYYAQDATLTDGAKYWEKYFGPQYFSFDYGPYAHFIGYNSFDWHKFDRSGNGTVSVPTWGGQIREEQLNWVKEDLQRNAQTAESGQVRGLFSHHNPLWRDREMWPKDDPEVQTYWEQYDEQHDPQRLQTLLLGEKLGIKYDQQWHGENAKELINVMKENNVTVSLHGHTHIDNVTKEDGILYTTTTAIELTGKPWVGFRGFSVQDGQIESYNYEETGHSIPVYQNGDTKGGTMSFDAAYQTSNDGSASSQQVEVTNRLNKPLTVTIPLYMTEGNYNVSTGEVLQNYASDRKQYLEVQLTIPANSTETLNVQKK
- a CDS encoding phospholipase D family protein, with the translated sequence MKTKKKWYKKKSWWIGGVLLLILTVVMVYHRVKPLPPGISYAGNTYTIPEKDVEFLYDLTYQKDGKELYDHSIFDEVYQTIEEAEDFLILDLFLVNGYTKGDRDYPRISEKLSKTIQAQMKKKPDLKVVFISDIVNTTYGSHSAKQLEPLEDLGAEVIYTDLNRLRDPNIIYSGVWRTALGWFGQDGYGWLPNPMASSAPKVTMRSYLKLLNVKANHRKVVITEREGLILSANPHDASGFHSNIGFKVKGEILKDMVKAEKAVAAFSGGNVEAFPTEEDLDQSIKKLSSKESSVKAQILTEKKVQTSVVNAMNNANKGDEVWIGMFYLADRDIIDAIGDAADREVEVRLVLDPNQNAFGQEKIGLPNLPIASELHNLDNDHITIRWYNTNKEQYHTKFIYIKGKKESTVIGGSSNYTSRNLDDYNLEENIKIVAPTDSKTMSDIDQYFNRIWNNDDGTYTVKYEEYQDKLPAFKYVMYILQKIFQVTTY